DNA from Asticcacaulis excentricus:
CTAAGGGCGGGCGTATCGAACCGCGCGAGCTGAACGGTGAGCGTCGGGGCGGCTACTTCACCGGTGACGACGACTGGTTCTATATCTGGGAAGAAGACAAGGTCCGTATGCTTCTTGATCCAACCTATGCCGACATGCAGTCGCTGATGGCCGGGAAGGAACGCAAAAAGGATTGGGACATCGTCAACAATCTGCTGTTCGGCCTGACTGCCAAATCGACTGGTGGGGTCAATAAGCCGCTGGATACCACGGAAAGTCTGGCCTCCGGCCAGATCATCGCCGCCGACAGCCGACTGCACCTGCACGCTGATGAAAAGAGCCGTGTTGCCGCGAGCGGCCCGCTGCATCTCACCATTGGTAAGCTGATCCTCGCCAACAAGCTGCTTTCGGCGGGACAGGTGCGCGGCAAGAAATACATCGCCGTCGATGAAAACGCCAAGGCCAACCTTCTGGCCTCCATCCCAGTCACGTCTTCGCTCTATACGAAGGCCGAAGCGCTTTATAACGGCACCGTCGATTTCTTCATGGGCTTTACCTTCAAAGAGCTTTCCAGCGACGAAGGTATCATCCCGACCTATACCGAAACCGGCGATCTGGCGGCTTCGG
Protein-coding regions in this window:
- a CDS encoding phage capsid protein, coding for MSDSTAQYVTAVTTQLGNVPQQMQSVLASCVSYNPNNTTGKEAIMFDDRGRTDPKETDTKGGRIEPRELNGERRGGYFTGDDDWFYIWEEDKVRMLLDPTYADMQSLMAGKERKKDWDIVNNLLFGLTAKSTGGVNKPLDTTESLASGQIIAADSRLHLHADEKSRVAASGPLHLTIGKLILANKLLSAGQVRGKKYIAVDENAKANLLASIPVTSSLYTKAEALYNGTVDFFMGFTFKELSSDEGIIPTYTETGDLAASEYPAWIDSGVYYEERPITNVSVQKDYGIRGHPTQVYYKRERAWCRRYRRAVVKIKCTNAEQMA